A window of the Hevea brasiliensis isolate MT/VB/25A 57/8 chromosome 6, ASM3005281v1, whole genome shotgun sequence genome harbors these coding sequences:
- the LOC110664092 gene encoding protein STRICTOSIDINE SYNTHASE-LIKE 13, with product MEKKSFSHREGIFLQHPFFLFLILALGFVVMDPFKMGPVGCHDFRPVKHDIAPYKQVMDNWPRDQYGRLGNGKLEFDDQVFGPESLEFDSLGRGPYTGLADGRVVRWMGEAIGWETFAVVTTNWSEKHCARGVDSTTPKQWKHEKRCGRPLGLRFDKKSGNLYIADAYYGLLVVGPEGGLAAPLATHAAGDPILFANDLDIHENGSIFFTDTSKRYDRVNHFFILLEGEATGRLLRYDPPAKTTHVVLDGLAFPNGVQLSRDQTFLLFTETTNCRLMKFWLEGPKTGTVELVADLPGFPDNVRLNDKGQFWVAIDCCRTPAQEVLTHNPWMRSIYFRLPIQMSLLARMMGMRMYTVISLFSENGEILEVLEDPKGVVMKLVSEVREVEGKLWIGTVAHNHIATLPYP from the exons ATGGAGAAGAAAAGCTTCTCACATAGAGAGGGCATTTTCTTGCAGCATCCATTCTTCCTTTTCCTTATTCTAGCCTTAGGTTTTGTTGTAATGGATCCCTTTAAAATGGGTCCTGTAGGCTGCCATGACTTCAGGCCTGTCAAGCACGACATTGCACCTTACAAGCAAGTCATGGATAACTGGCCGAGAGACCAGTATGGTCGTCTGGGGAATGGGAAATTGGAGTTTGATGATCAAGTTTTTGGCCCTGAATCTTTGGAGTTTGATAGCCTTGGTCGTGGTCCTTACACTGGACTAGCCGATGGACGTGTTGTTAGATGGATGGGAGAGGCTATTGGATGGGAAACATTTGCTGTTGTTACTACAAACTG GTCAGAGAAGCATTGTGCTAGAGGTGTTGATTCAACCACACCTAAGCAATGGAAGCATGAGAAACGATGTGGTCGTCCACTGGGCCTAAGATTCGACAAAAAGAGTGGAAATTTATACATTGCAGATGCTTATTATGGCCTTCTGGTTGTTGGACCTGAAGGAGGACTAGCTGCTCCTTTGGCAACTCATGCAGCTGGAGACCCAATACTCTTTGCCAATGATCTTGACATACATGAGAATGGCTCTATCTTCTTTACCGACACTAGCAAGAGATATGACAGAGT GAACCATTTCTTCATTTTGCTGGAAGGAGAAGCCACTGGCAGGCTTCTTAGATATGATCCTCCTGCCAAAACAACTCATGTAGTATTGGATGGCTTGGCATTTCCGAATGGAGTACAGCTATCTAGGGACCAGACATTCCTTCTATTCACAGAGACTACCAATTGCAG ATTGATGAAATTCTGGCTAGAGGGTCCAAAAACTGGAACAGTGGAACTTGTTGCTGACTTGCCAGGTTTTCCTGACAATGTAAGACTAAATGATAAAGGACAATTCTGGGTAGCAATAGATTGTTGCAGGACTCCAGCACAAGAGGTCCTCACACATAATCCATGGATGAGGAGCATCTACTTCCGGTTACCAATCCAAATGAGCTTATTAGCAAGAATGATGGGGATGAGGATGTACACTGTCATATCACTCTTCAGTGAAAATGGAGAAATCTTGGAAGTTCTTGAGGATCCAAAAGGTGTAGTGATGAAGCTAGTAAGTGAAGTTAGAGAGGTAGAAGGGAAGCTGTGGATTGGAACTGTGGCTCATAACCATATTGCAACCCTCCCCTATCCTTAA
- the LOC110664100 gene encoding electron transfer flavoprotein-ubiquinone oxidoreductase, mitochondrial — protein MYRFISSRSKFLSSKSSVSTVSLCNHLSNSTNSADNKSQSNPSTSLPKLSGSSYQTQNLNGSPYFRRFNQNLSFLASKSGCNWFPSSGYLPNCGISDGNRSIIRCFSVEPERESIEYDVVIVGAGPAGLSAAIRLKQLCQEKGADLSVCVVEKGAEVGAHIISGNVFEPRALDELLPQWKQEQAPISVPASSDKFWFLTKDRAYSLPSPFDNRGNYVISLSQLVRWMGVKAEEFGVEIYPGFAASEILYGANNSVIGIGTNDMGIAKDGSKKENFQRGVELKGRLTLFAEGCRGSLSEKIIKKYQLREKVNAQHQTYALGIKEVWEIDESKHNPGAILHTLGWPLDKKTYGGSFLYHMKDRQVSIGLVVALNYRNPYLSPYEEFQKLKHHPAIKPILEGGTVIQYGARTLNEGGIQSIPYPVFPGGAIIGCSAGFINVPKIKGTHTAMKSGMLAAEAAFGALHEGSNLELYWETLRNSWIWEELYKARNYRPAFEHGLIPGMAISALEHYILKGKSPFTLKHGKPDHEATDVAQLHSPIEYPKPDGVFSFDVPTSLHRSNTNHEHDQPAHLRLRDPKIPELVNLPEYAGPESRYCPARVYEYVPNEKSQLKLQINAQNCLHCKACDIKDPKQNIEWTVPEGGGGPGYSVM, from the exons ATGTATAGATTCATCTCTTCCCGCTCCAAATTCCTTTCATCGAAATCTTCTGTCTCCACCGTCTCCCTTTGTAATCATCTCTCCAATTCAACTAACTCGGCAGATAATAAATCTCAGTCCAATCCATCTACATCTCTTCCAAAACTCTCTGGTTCCTCATATCAAACGCAAAATCTGAATGGATCTCCCTACTTTCGCCgttttaatcaaaatttaagttttttaGCCTCTAAAAGTGGTTGTAACTGGTTTCCCTCTTCTGGGTACTTGCCAAACTGTGGGATTTCTGATGGAAATCGAAGTATTATTAGATGTTTTAGCGTTGAACCGGAGCGAGAGTCTATAGAGTACGATGTTGTGATTGTTGGAGCGGGGCCGGCGGGTTTATCTGCTGCAATAAGATTGAAGCAATTGTGCCAAGAAAAGGGTGCGGATTTATCGGTCTGTGTAGTTGAGAAAGGCGCTGAAGTGG gtGCCCACATCATATCTGGCAATGTGTTTGAGCCCCGGGCGCTAGACGAGCTTCTCCCACAGTGGAAACAGGAACAG GCACCAATCAGTGTACCTGCTTCTTCAGACAAATTTTGGTTTCTTACAAAGGATCGTGCCTATTCGCTTCCGAGTCCTTTTGATAACCGGGGGAACTATGTTATAAG TTTGAGTCAATTAGTGCGATGGATGGGGGTGAAAGCTGAAGAATTTGGAGTGGAGATATATCCAGGTTTTGCTGCGAGTGAG ATACTATATGGTGCGAACAACAGTGTCATTGGGATTGGAACTAATGATATGGGAATTGCCAAAGATGGTTCTAAGAAGGAGAATTTTCAGCGTGGTGTAGAATTAAAAG GTCGGTTAACGCTTTTTGCTGAAGGTTGTCGAGGATCACTGTCAGAG aaaataattaaaaaataccaATTGAGAGAGAAGGTGAATGCTCAACATCAGACTTACGCTTTGGGAATTAAGGAG GTTTGGGAAATTGATGAGAGCAAGCATAATCCTGGTGCAATTCTTCACACATTAGGTTGGCCCTTGGATAAGAAAACATATGGAGGATCATTTCTATATCACATGAAAGACAGGCAG GTTTCAATAGGCCTAGTGGTTGCTTTGAATTATAGGAATCCTTACTTAAGCCCATATGAGGAATTCCAG AAACTTAAGCATCATCCTGCCATCAAACCAATTCTGGAAGGTGGAACTGTCATCCAGTATGGGGCTCGCACTTTAAATGAAGGAGGTATCCAG TCTATTCCATATCCAGTTTTCCCGGGAGGAGCAATTATTGGATGTTCGGCTGGCTTCATAAATGTACCAAAAATAAAGGGAACACATACTGCTATGAAATCAG GAATGCTAGCAGCAGAAGCTGCATTTGGTGCTCTTCATGAAGGCTCAAATTTGGAATTGTACTGGGAAACTCTAAGGAATTCTTGGATATGGGAAGAGCTCTACAAAGCTCGGAACTATCGACCT GCATTTGAGCATGGACTTATTCCTGGAATGGCTATAAGTGCATTAGAACA CTACATACTGAAAGGAAAGTCCCCCTTCACACTGAAACATGGGAAACCTGATCATGAAGCAACAGAT GTTGCACAATTACACTCTCCAATTGAATATCCAAAACCAGATGGGGTTTTTTCTTTTGATGTACCAACCTCTTTGCACAG GAGCAACACAAATCATGAACACGATCAACCAGCTCATCTTCGTTTGAGGGACCCTAAAATTCCTGAGCTAGTGAATTTGCCAGAATATGCTGGACCAGAGTCACGATATTGTCCTGCTCGTGTATACGA GTATGTCCCAAATGAAAAGAGCCAACTGAAGTTACAGATCAATGCTCAGAATTGCCTACACTGCAAG GCATGTGACATCAAGGATCCAAAGCAAAACATTGAGTGGACGGTACCTGAAGGAGGAGGTGGCCCAGGCTACTCAGTCATGTAG
- the LOC110664098 gene encoding probable transcription factor PosF21 produces the protein MDKDKAPDHSSGLPPPSGRFSGFSPSGSSFTVKPEPSSSSFPPMAPATSSDPSHFGHGSDSSSFSHDISRMPDNPPKNLGHRRAHSEILTLPDDISFGSDLGVVGGADGPSFSDENEEDLLSMYLDMDKLNSSCATSTVQLGESSTPASGSVVPPDVSAGPSERPRVRHQHSQSMDGSTTIKPEMLISGAEEVSPADSKKAMSAAKLAELALIDPKRAKRIWANRQSAARSKERKMRYIAELERKVQTLQTEATSLSAQLTLLQRDTNGLTVENSELKLRLQTMEQQVHLQDALNDALKEEIQHLKVLTGQAMPNGGPMMNFASFGGGQQFYPNKHAMHTLLTTQQFQQLQIHSQKQQHQFQQHQLLQLQQQQLQQQQQEQQQQPVGDLKMRGTMPSPNQKDNASDINPPATND, from the exons ATGGATAAGGACAAAGCCCCAGATCATAGCAGTGGTTTACCACCGCCGTCGGGTCGTTTCTCAGGTTTTTCACCATCTGGAAGTTCTTTTACTGTGAAACCTGAGCCATCATCGTCTTCATTTCCTCCCATGGCTCCAGCTACTAGTTCAGACCCTAGTCATTTTGGTCATGGATCAGATTCTAGCAGCTTTAGTCATGACATTAGCCGTATGCCTGATAACCCACCTAAGAATTTGGGCCACCGACGTGCTCATTCAGAGATTCTCACTCTTCCTGATGATATTAGCTTTGGTAGTGATCTTGGCGTAGTAGGTGGTGCAGATGGGCCCTCTTTCTCTGATGAGAATGAGGAGGATTTGTTATCAATGTACCTTGATATGGATAAGTTAAATTCATCCTGTGCCACATCTACTGTTCAATTGGGGGAGTCATCAACTCCAGCATCAGGATCGGTAGTACCACCAGATGTCAGTGCTGGCCCTAGTGAAAGGCCAAGAGTTAGGCACCAACACAGCCAGTCAATGGATGGATCGACTACTATCAAGCCGGAGATGCTCATATCAGGTGCAGAGGAGGTGTCTCCAGCTGATTCTAAGAAAGCCATGTCTGCTGCAAAGCTTGCTGAACTTGCTCTTATTGATCCTAAACGTGCAAAAAG GATTTGGGCAAATAGACAATCAGCTGCAAGGTCAAAGGAAAGGAAAATGCGGTATATAGCTGAACTTGAACGGAAAGTGCAAACACTGCAAACAGAAGCAACATCGTTGTCTGCTCAATTGACTCTATTACAG AGGGATACAAATGGTCTGACTGTTGAAAATAGTGAACTCAAACTGCGGTTGCAAACAATGGAGCAGCAGGTCCACTTACAAGATG cATTAAATGATGCATTGAAAGAAGAAATTCAGCATCTGAAGGTATTGACTGGTCAAGCTATGCCAAATGGTGGACCCATGATGAACTTTGCATCTTTTGGAGGGGGCCAGCAGTTCTATCCCAACAAGCATGCCATGCATACTCTTTTGACCACGCAGCAGTTTCAGCAGCTCCAAATTCATTCGCAGAAACAGCAGCATCAATTCCAGCAGCATCAACTGCTTCAGCTTCAGCAGCAACAattgcagcagcagcagcaagaACAACAGCAGCAGCCAGTTGGAGATTTGAAAATGAGGGGAACAATGCCTTCTCCAAACCAGAAAGATAATGCATCAGATATTAACCCTCCTGCAACAAATGACTGA